One genomic window of Candidatus Nanoarchaeia archaeon includes the following:
- a CDS encoding DUF5679 domain-containing protein, giving the protein MVQGRCMKCKKQVDIKNGKETTMKNGMKAVKGECPSCGTKVFRILGKA; this is encoded by the coding sequence ATGGTGCAAGGGAGATGTATGAAATGCAAGAAGCAGGTTGATATCAAGAACGGTAAGGAGACGACCATGAAGAATGGGATGAAGGCAGTAAAGGGAGAGTGCCCATCTTGCGGCACAAAGGTTTTCAGGATTCTTGGAAAGGCTTAG